The Pungitius pungitius chromosome 8, fPunPun2.1, whole genome shotgun sequence genome has a window encoding:
- the mitfa gene encoding melanocyte inducing transcription factor a: MLEMLEYSHYQVQSHLENPSKYHMQQAPRQQVRQYLPTSLGGKAGSQFPSQPPEHGMPPGHGSSAPNSPMALLTLSSNCEKEMDDVIDDIISLESSYNDDVLGLMDPGLQMNNPLPVSGNLLDVYGSQGLPLPGLAISNSCPNSIKREYSAPGMKQVLDKSDSCGMYENYQRQEGFPVEAEVRALAKERQKKDNHNLIERRRRFNINDRIKELGTLIPKSNDPDMRWNKGTILKASVDYIRKLQREQQRAKELECRQRKVEHANRHLLLRIQELEIQARAHGLTLASSSPVCTSDLIGRAIKQEPAIGDCPVELYQHGSAPDMSPPTTLDLNNGTISFDHVPADDTGPYEDSRTCHLKDLLRDTLSPMSPSDPLLSSMSPEGSSASSLHSSSSSMDEKEHGC, translated from the exons ATGTTGGAAATGCTTGAATACAGCCACTATCAG GTGCAGTCCCACCTGGAGAACCCCAGCAAGTACCACATGCAGCAGGCTCCGCGGCAGCAGGTGAGGCAGTATCTGCCCACCAGCCTGGGGGGCAAAGCCGGCAGCCAGTTCCCCAGCCAGCCCCCCGAGCACGGCATGCCGCCCGGGCACGGCAGCAGCGCCCCCAACAGCCCCATGGCGCTGCTCACCCTCAGCTCCAACTGTGAGAAAGAG AtggatgatgtcattgatgATATTATAAGCTTGGAGTCGAGTTACAATGATGATGTTCTCGGCCTTATGGACCCAGGACTCCAAATGAACAACCCG CTCCCTGTGTCTGGGAACCTCCTCGATGTGTACGGCAGCCAAGGGCTTCCCCTCCCGGGCCTCGCTATCAGCAACTCCTGCCCCAACAGCATTAAGAGAGAATACTCAG CTCCTGGCATGAAGCAAGTACTGGACAAGTCTGATTCCTGTGGCATGTATGAAAACTATCAAAGACAAGAGGGCTTTCCTGTAG AGGCTGAAGTCCGGGCTCTCGCTAAAGAGAGGCAGAAAAAAGACAACCACAACTTAA TTGAACGGAGACGGAGATTCAACATCAACGATCGCATCAAAGAACTGGGAACCTTGATACCCAAGTCAAACGATCC AGACATGCGCTGGAATAAGGGCACCATTCTCAAAGCCTCCGTGGACTACATCAGGAAGCTGCAGCGGGAGCAGCAGAGAGCCAAGGAGCTTGAGTGCAGACAGAGGAAGGTGGAGCATGCAAACCGCCACCTGCTGCTTCGTATACAG GAGTTGGAGATCCAGGCCCGTGCCCACGGCCTAACGCTGGCGTCCTCGTCACCCGTCTGCACATCGGATTTGATAGGCCGAGCCATTAAACAGGAGCCCGCCATTGGCGACTGCCCCGTGGAGCTGTACCAACACGGCTCGGCCCCAgacatgtccccccccaccacgctgGACCTCAACAACGGCACCATCTCCTTCGATCACGTTCCTGCAGACGACACTGGTCCCTATGAAGACTCCAGGACATGTCATTTGAAGGATTTGTTAAGGGACACCCTGTCGCCGATGTCCCCCAGTGATCCCCTGCTGTCCTCCATGTCCCCAGAAGGCTCCAGCGCCAGCAGCCTCCACAGTTCCAGCTCGAGTATGGATGAGAAGGAGCATGGCTGTTAG